The Acidobacteriota bacterium genome window below encodes:
- a CDS encoding pitrilysin family protein: MTRREPPVTGPDEPVVFPPVTRIRLANGLAVWFVERRQLPFVTVSLLVPAGSAIDPIDLPGLASLTADMLDEGSGTQSAIEIQEAFGRLGTTLDTEAGPDAVLLSLSVLPRHAHEACALIADLVMRPTLAVEDFERVSTLRLNRLRQLRNSPSSVADQAFVQAVFGAHPYGHQPWGLTQAIERMHIENVVHVHEAAYHPASCAMMVVGSLEPADVARIAESAFGTWTGPEKGSDLISTIPFSPAPRASASRVILVDRPGAAQTELRIGHVAAPRGTPDYHALVLLNAILGGQFVSRINLNLREQKGYTYGAHTAFDFRRMAGSFVLQTSVQTDATADAVRESLNEIAAIRGDRPPTAQEIEFGSATLTRGYARSFETTGQIGRALTQLAMYDLPDDTFDRFVPGVRAVRADDLTAAAQRYLHPDQLVVVAVGDRVTLESGLASLGLGDPVVATVDI; encoded by the coding sequence ATGACCCGCCGCGAACCGCCCGTCACCGGACCGGATGAGCCGGTCGTCTTTCCGCCGGTGACACGCATCAGGCTGGCCAATGGCCTCGCGGTCTGGTTCGTCGAGCGCCGCCAGTTGCCCTTTGTCACCGTGTCGCTCCTCGTGCCGGCCGGATCAGCGATTGATCCGATCGACCTGCCTGGACTGGCGTCGCTCACCGCGGACATGCTGGACGAAGGCTCAGGCACGCAATCGGCCATCGAGATTCAGGAAGCGTTCGGGCGTCTCGGCACGACGCTCGACACCGAAGCCGGCCCGGACGCCGTCCTCCTCTCGCTCTCCGTGCTCCCGCGTCACGCGCACGAGGCCTGTGCGCTTATCGCTGACCTGGTGATGCGGCCGACGCTGGCCGTTGAGGATTTCGAGCGGGTCAGCACCCTTCGGCTCAACCGCCTTCGGCAACTGCGCAACTCACCATCTTCGGTCGCCGATCAGGCCTTCGTGCAGGCGGTCTTCGGGGCCCACCCGTACGGCCACCAGCCGTGGGGCTTGACGCAGGCCATCGAGCGTATGCACATCGAGAATGTGGTGCACGTGCACGAGGCGGCCTATCATCCGGCCTCCTGCGCCATGATGGTTGTCGGATCGCTCGAACCCGCCGACGTCGCGCGCATCGCCGAGTCGGCGTTCGGCACGTGGACGGGACCTGAAAAGGGGTCGGACCTGATTTCAACGATCCCCTTCTCACCCGCCCCGCGCGCGTCCGCGTCGCGCGTCATTCTGGTCGATCGCCCTGGCGCCGCGCAGACCGAGCTCCGGATCGGACACGTGGCTGCGCCACGCGGCACGCCGGACTATCACGCGTTGGTCCTGTTGAACGCCATTCTCGGCGGACAGTTCGTCAGCCGCATCAACCTGAACCTGCGCGAACAGAAGGGCTACACCTACGGCGCGCACACGGCGTTCGACTTCCGCCGCATGGCCGGGTCGTTCGTGCTGCAGACCAGCGTCCAGACCGATGCCACTGCGGACGCCGTGCGTGAATCGCTCAACGAGATCGCCGCGATCCGGGGCGACCGTCCACCGACGGCGCAGGAAATCGAGTTCGGGAGCGCGACGTTGACCCGCGGCTACGCGCGAAGTTTCGAGACAACCGGCCAGATCGGACGAGCGTTGACGCAGTTGGCGATGTACGATCTGCCCGACGACACGTTCGATCGCTTCGTCCCCGGCGTACGAGCCGTGCGGGCCGACGATCTCACCGCCGCGGCCCAACGGTACCTTCATCCCGACCAGTTGGTCGTGGTCGCCGTGGGCGACCGGGTGACGCTCGAATCCGGGCTGGCCTCGCTCGGATTGGGCGACCCCGTCGTGGCGACGGTCGACATCTGA
- the yidD gene encoding membrane protein insertion efficiency factor YidD has translation MGIRAYQATLSPLLGQLGVRCRFKPSCSRYAAVVIARDGIVRGSWLAAQRIVRCGPWTPTGTEDAP, from the coding sequence CTGGGCATCCGCGCCTATCAAGCCACACTCTCGCCGCTGCTGGGACAACTTGGCGTCAGGTGCCGATTCAAACCGTCGTGCAGCCGCTATGCGGCCGTGGTCATCGCCCGCGATGGGATCGTGCGCGGCTCGTGGCTTGCCGCGCAGCGGATCGTGCGTTGCGGACCCTGGACGCCGACGGGTACCGAGGACGCGCCGTAG
- a CDS encoding pitrilysin family protein, giving the protein MTNMESQSIDIPFRKHILGNRLQVIIHEDHACPLAAVNLWYHVGSKNEVAGRTGFAHLFEHLMFEASKHFGTTYFELLQRAGGQINGSTNTDRTNYWELVPSNALELALWMESDRMMHMLPSLTATAFETQRDVVLNERRQNYENRPYGLAIVALTEALFPADHPYHWITIGAPADLRSATLVDVQAFFRQFYHPANASLAIAGDVDPDAVLDLVNDYFGACPAGEAPPAVAPAPARATASRRVLEDRVELPRLHSAWLTPALFADGDADLDLASDILAGGKPSRLYRRLVYEERIATDVSASQNSRELGGFFAVTVTAVPGVGLDVIERAVVGELAAFAREGPSQDELARVKALTETAFVSRLQRVGGFGGRSDQLNSYNVWLGDPGFFTRDLDRYRDATTQSIRDAAARHLLPEHQVTLSVVPAGRADLAVSGSDMVVVS; this is encoded by the coding sequence ATGACGAACATGGAGAGCCAGTCCATCGACATTCCCTTTCGCAAGCACATCCTCGGTAACCGGCTGCAGGTGATTATCCACGAGGATCACGCCTGCCCGCTGGCTGCCGTCAATCTCTGGTACCACGTCGGATCGAAAAACGAGGTGGCCGGCCGCACGGGCTTCGCACATCTGTTCGAGCACCTGATGTTTGAAGCCTCGAAGCACTTCGGCACGACCTACTTCGAGCTGCTGCAGAGAGCGGGAGGCCAGATCAACGGGTCGACCAACACCGACCGCACGAATTACTGGGAGCTGGTGCCGTCGAATGCCCTGGAACTGGCGCTGTGGATGGAATCGGATCGCATGATGCACATGCTGCCGAGCCTGACGGCCACGGCGTTTGAGACCCAGCGCGATGTCGTCTTGAACGAGCGCCGCCAGAACTACGAGAACCGGCCGTACGGATTGGCGATCGTCGCGCTCACGGAGGCATTGTTTCCTGCCGATCATCCGTACCACTGGATCACGATCGGTGCACCGGCCGATCTCCGCAGCGCGACACTTGTCGATGTGCAGGCGTTCTTTCGTCAGTTCTACCATCCGGCCAACGCATCGCTGGCGATCGCGGGCGACGTCGATCCAGACGCCGTGCTCGACCTGGTCAACGACTACTTCGGGGCCTGCCCAGCGGGCGAGGCCCCGCCGGCAGTCGCCCCGGCGCCCGCGCGCGCGACCGCCTCGCGTCGCGTCCTGGAGGACCGCGTCGAACTGCCGCGTCTCCACTCGGCGTGGCTCACGCCCGCCCTCTTCGCCGATGGCGATGCCGATCTCGACCTGGCGTCCGACATTCTCGCCGGCGGCAAACCGTCCCGGCTGTACCGGCGCCTGGTGTACGAGGAGCGAATCGCCACCGATGTGAGCGCGTCACAGAACTCCCGCGAGCTCGGCGGATTCTTCGCGGTTACGGTGACCGCAGTCCCAGGTGTTGGCCTCGACGTCATCGAGCGGGCGGTCGTTGGCGAGTTGGCGGCGTTCGCGCGGGAAGGGCCAAGCCAGGACGAACTGGCTCGTGTGAAGGCGCTGACCGAGACGGCATTCGTGTCGCGCCTCCAGCGCGTCGGCGGATTCGGCGGACGATCGGATCAACTGAACAGCTACAACGTGTGGCTGGGTGACCCTGGATTCTTCACCAGGGATCTCGACCGTTATCGCGACGCCACCACGCAGTCGATTCGTGACGCCGCGGCGCGCCATTTGCTGCCCGAACACCAGGTGACACTGAGCGTGGTACCGGCCGGGCGCGCGGATCTCGCGGTGTCGGGATCGGACATGGTGGTGGTTTCGTGA